The uncultured Methanobrevibacter sp. genome includes the window CCTGAATTCAAGATGATCAGATCTGATATATATAGCACCACCCATTTCGGCAGCTCTGTTGTTGGATACTTCCAAATCATAAATGATAAGGTCATTACCCGCAATATTCAATCCACCACCGCGAATAGTAGCGTTGTTATTGTCTAAAGTACAGTTATAGACAGTTGTATGGTCCCCATTAATGAATGTGGAACCACCACGTTTCGCAGTATTGTTGAATGAAGTAACGTTTCTTATTGTTGTACGGTCACCGTTAACGTAAATAGCACCACCGTCTTCACCTGCCCTGTTGTTGGACACGTCAACATTGGTTATATTACAGTTACCACCTAAAACATCAATACCACCACCGTAAACGGTAGCATTGTTGTTTTCAAATTCAGAATCCATAATGACTGTGTTTTCTCCTCTGATGAAAGTTGATCCACCACGAGAAGCGTTGTTGTCGGAAGAATTTATATTTTTAATATAAGTGTTATCACCTAACAGGTCCAATGCTCCACCAAGTCCTGATGCCTCAGTGCCGTTGTAAATTGCACTGTTATTGTCAAAGCGTGAATTTAATATTTGAGTATTGGCTCCACGGACAAATGATGAACCTCCTCTTGATGCAGTGTTGTTTACTGAAGTGATATTTTCAAAGTAAGCGCCATTTGCAAAAAGACAAATAGCTCCACCGTCAGTTCCTGCACGATTATTGGAGATATTGGAATTGGTAAATCTACTTGGAGTATCAGTACTGTTGATGAATAATCCTCCACCTTCTGAAATAGCAGTGTTGTTTTCAATGATGGAATTATCGACATTAACTGTGTTGATAATGTATAAATCGATTGCTCCACCTCTGTCTGCAGTGTTGTTATAAAATTTACTGTCAACAATATCCACGTGTTGGATGTTGAACATGTGAAGAGCTCCACCTTGAGCCCTAATATCAGCACGTGAACCTATAGCGGTATTGTTGATGAAAGTTGAATTCTCATATCGCAATGTTGGTCTAGGACTTACTATATTATCAATAGTTACGTCAATAGCACCACCATTACCGTTAAAAGCAACGTTTTCGATAAACTTTGAATCATATGTGTTGAATGAACCTCTTAATGCTCCCCCAAATGAACCTTTGTTTCCTCTAAAGGAAGAATTATATACGGATACTTCCTGAACACATGACCAGATAGCTCCTCCACCATTTGGAACATCTCTACCAGTATCACCTCCAATACTCAACGCATGTTGTTAATGAAGGTTGAATTGTAGAAATCCCATCCGGCAGCATCATTATAAACTCTTACAGCACCACCACCAATGTTAGCGGTGTTGTTGACAAATGTACAGTTTGTAACTGCACCATTTGAACTGCCCTGAATATCAATGGCTCCACCATAATCAGTGTTGTTACCATTGATGAACTTGATGTTATCAAAATTCACATTATTAGTATGATCTACTGTAAATATTCCGGAAAGACCTTCAGCGTTCAAGACTGTTCCGTCAACACCTACAATTGCCAATGGCTTATTGATAACCATATTTCCTTGTATATCATTTAAATAAGTGATATTTTTAAGGAAAATGGTGTCACCAGCTTGTGCGCTGTCGATTGCTGCTTGAATATCTGAAAATCCATCACCCTCAACTGTTATAATACCAAAAGTACCCTCTTTTGTTTTACCGTCCAGATAAGTTGCGGTATATGTGTAGGAATCTTTTGGAAGATGTGAGTAATCATATGTTATTTGTCCTTTACTGTCGGTTACACCAGAGACGGTATCAACCTGAACCCCATTTTTGTCACGAATTATCACTTCGATTTCTTCGTTAGGCAATGGGACTATTGATCCTCCTTCACCAGATGCTCCCTCAATGTTTCCAACAACAATATTTGTGTAGTCTGTTTGTAAAGTAAATGTTAATTTAGGATATCCTCCAGTAACACTTAAATCACTGACTCCACCAAGACTGCAGTTTGTTACTTTACCGTTACCGGTACCTGCAGCGTAAATTGCTTTACCAGTAGTAGCAGTGTTGTCTGTAAAATTACAGAAGCTCATGTCTGCTCTGTGACAGTCATCAGCAATGTAGATAGCTCCACCTTGACTGGTAGCAGTGTTTTCATTGAAATTAGAATTTGATATGGTAGCATTATCATTGTAAACCTCAATTGCACCACCATTTGTAGCTTCATTTTCAGTGAAATTACAGTTATCAATGTTAATTCCTGCGGTGGCAATTTCTATAGCACCACCTTGTCCAGCTTTGTTTCTTTCAAAATTACTGTTTGAAATTGTTGAACCGGAACCGACAATTGCAATAGCACCACCTGATAGATAGTTTTTAGTAACTTCATTAGCAATAAAGTTACAACCATCTATAAGAGAATTTACTCCATTAACACTTAAAGCTCCACCATTACTATCACTTCCTTTATTGTTAGTAAAGTTAGAACTTCTTACAGTTGCGGAACCTAAAATTATAACAGCTGCATGACCTGTTTCATGATTTTCAATGTTACAATTAATTAATTCAGCATTGGAAGTACTAAAAATAGCTCCTCCCCCATTTGAAGTGAAATTGGAATTAGATACTGTAGTTTCACCATTACTGTAAACACCACCATAACCATCATTATATGGAACTTGATTGTTTTCAAAATCACAGTTATCTACATTAGTAGAACCTTCACAATAAATGGCTCCAAAATTATGTTTATTGTAACTGCCCCCATTTAAATTATGGAAATTACTGTTAGATATTTCTGCATTTCCAATACTGTAAATACCTCCAGCTTGATTATTTGTGAAATTACAGTTATCAACAGTAGTTGTACCAAGACTAGTTACAGTTACAGGATTACCTTGAGCAGTATTAGATTCAAAATTACAATTTTTTATTTCACTATTAGAACCACTGTAAATGATTCCTCCATTATTTTGAGTGAAATTACAATTGTTTACATTAGTTACACCTAAACTGTAAATAGCTCCATTTGTATTGTCCTGCGCACTATTACTATTAAATTTACAATTTTCAACAGTAGTAGAACCTTTACTGTAAATAGCTCCATAGTGTCCCGCAGAATTACTTTCAAAAATTGAATTTCTTATTTCACAACTTGTTCCTTCCAAATAAATAGCTCCACCATTACCATACCATTTTCCTTCATTGTTTGTAAAATTACAATTATCAATTTTGGTATTTGATGCTGAGGAAGACCCATATATGGCTCCTCCATTTTGAGCTTTACAATAATCAAAGGAACAATCAGATATTGTACAGTCACTTGCCTGGATACTTATTGCACCAACAGCTGAATCACCATTAGAATTAATGAAATTAATATTCTTCAAAATAATTCCTGAAGCACTTAAAGTGAACATAACATTATTATTTCCATTTCCAGTCA containing:
- a CDS encoding right-handed parallel beta-helix repeat-containing protein — protein: MGVVSASQDPAMNDTTLMKTSNEISSSLSSDGGVDKLGVTEDEEILKADWVVSGNTFTDIQTAINNASNGDTIYLGGKTFTASGSTINVNKNVIICGGTSANPDSVSTLTGNGNNNVMFTLSASGIILKNINFINSNGDSAVGAISIQASDCTISDCSFDYCKAQNGGAIYGSSSASNTKIDNCNFTNNEGKWYGNGGAIYLEGTSCEIRNSIFESNSAGHYGAIYSKGSTTVENCKFNSNSAQDNTNGAIYSLGVTNVNNCNFTQNNGGIIYSGSNSEIKNCNFESNTAQGNPVTVTSLGTTTVDNCNFTNNQAGGIYSIGNAEISNSNFHNLNGGSYNKHNFGAIYCEGSTNVDNCDFENNQVPYNDGYGGVYSNGETTVSNSNFTSNGGGAIFSTSNAELINCNIENHETGHAAVIILGSATVRSSNFTNNKGSDSNGGALSVNGVNSLIDGCNFIANEVTKNYLSGGAIAIVGSGSTISNSNFERNKAGQGGAIEIATAGINIDNCNFTENEATNGGAIEVYNDNATISNSNFNENTATSQGGAIYIADDCHRADMSFCNFTDNTATTGKAIYAAGTGNGKVTNCSLGGVSDLSVTGGYPKLTFTLQTDYTNIVVGNIEGASGEGGSIVPLPNEEIEVIIRDKNGVQVDTVSGVTDSKGQITYDYSHLPKDSYTYTATYLDGKTKEGTFGIITVEGDGFSDIQAAIDSAQAGDTIFLKNITYLNDIQGNMVINKPLAIVGVDGTVLNAEGLSGIFTVDHTNNVNFDNIKFINGNNTDYGGAIDIQGSSNGAVTNCTFVNNTANIGGGAVRVYNDAAGWDFYNSTFINNMR